In the genome of Streptomyces sp. NBC_01283, one region contains:
- a CDS encoding ATP-binding protein has protein sequence MVLRTSPQWHDQTVPAVPESVRLVRYTTALALTAFGVIPGSPIADAILLSVSELVSNAVRHAADCSPEIGVKLTVTGRCLTVAVADTHPTFPSLSEESMGSGLQTIFELAARHSGMVSVEPVPIGNGKTIFVSFPFG, from the coding sequence ATGGTTTTACGAACATCTCCTCAGTGGCACGACCAGACAGTTCCGGCCGTACCTGAGTCTGTCCGGCTTGTGCGATACACAACAGCACTGGCCCTGACCGCATTCGGTGTCATCCCCGGCAGCCCAATTGCGGACGCGATACTGCTGAGCGTCAGCGAGCTGGTCTCGAACGCGGTCCGCCACGCCGCCGACTGTTCGCCCGAGATCGGCGTCAAGCTGACGGTCACCGGAAGGTGCCTAACCGTCGCCGTGGCCGACACCCATCCGACCTTCCCCAGCCTCTCCGAAGAGAGCATGGGCTCCGGCCTGCAGACGATCTTCGAGCTAGCCGCTCGACACAGCGGCATGGTGAGCGTCGAGCCGGTCCCAATCGGAAACGGCAAGACCATCTTCGTATCGTTTCCTTTCGGTTGA